In Pelosinus sp. UFO1, one genomic interval encodes:
- a CDS encoding nitrogenase component 1 produces MKINFKTPVVESREQRLGTIISWDGKASDLSKESAYARGSCETTCGEKSRKLCEIEGPFTQGSVCSEQMVECQAGHIRNAVLIQHSPIGCGAGQVIYNSIYRNGLAGRNLPVENQHVICTNLLEEDMVYGGVAKLEQSIRDAWERYHPKAIFIATSCATGIIGDDVDGTASQMETELKIPVIPLHCEGFKSKHWSTGFDATQHGIIRQVVRKNPKKQEDLVNVINLWGSDIFTPMLAELGLRVNYVVDLATVEDLEQLSEAAATVGFCYTLSSYMAAGLEQEFGVPEIKAPQPYGFAGTDAWFRELARVTHREEKAEAYIAKEHARIAPRLTELRTLLKGKKGYVATGSAYAHGLITVLRELGVEVNGSLVFHHDPIYDSQDPRQDSLAHVVDNYGDVSHFTVSNRQQHQFYSLLKRVNPDFILIRHNGLAPLASRMGIPAAPLGDEHHSLGYQGIINLGESILDILAHKKFHQDLASHTKLPYKQWWLDQEDPFILAKEENPLYTEGKKHA; encoded by the coding sequence ATGAAGATTAATTTTAAGACTCCAGTAGTTGAAAGTCGTGAACAACGTCTTGGCACCATTATTTCCTGGGATGGAAAGGCGTCAGATCTTTCTAAGGAATCAGCTTATGCACGTGGTAGTTGTGAAACGACTTGTGGAGAAAAGTCGCGTAAACTTTGCGAGATTGAGGGGCCATTCACGCAAGGATCTGTTTGCAGTGAGCAAATGGTAGAATGCCAAGCTGGTCATATTCGCAATGCAGTACTGATTCAGCATTCACCGATTGGCTGCGGTGCAGGCCAAGTCATCTATAATTCCATCTATCGCAATGGTTTGGCGGGGCGCAATTTACCAGTAGAAAACCAGCATGTGATTTGCACGAATCTACTAGAAGAAGATATGGTCTATGGGGGCGTTGCCAAATTAGAACAGTCCATTCGAGATGCATGGGAACGTTATCATCCGAAAGCTATTTTTATTGCCACCTCTTGCGCTACTGGAATTATTGGTGATGATGTGGATGGTACAGCAAGTCAGATGGAAACTGAGCTTAAGATACCTGTCATTCCCCTCCATTGCGAAGGCTTTAAGTCCAAACACTGGAGTACTGGCTTCGATGCAACCCAGCACGGTATCATAAGGCAAGTCGTACGTAAAAATCCTAAAAAGCAAGAAGATCTAGTCAATGTGATTAACTTATGGGGTTCAGATATTTTTACTCCGATGCTTGCTGAACTAGGACTTAGAGTTAACTATGTAGTTGACCTGGCAACCGTAGAAGATCTAGAACAACTTTCTGAAGCGGCAGCTACTGTTGGGTTTTGCTATACCCTTTCTTCCTATATGGCGGCAGGGTTAGAACAAGAATTTGGTGTTCCAGAAATTAAGGCACCTCAGCCTTATGGTTTTGCAGGGACAGATGCTTGGTTTCGAGAATTGGCACGAGTTACCCACAGGGAGGAAAAGGCAGAAGCTTATATTGCCAAAGAGCATGCAAGGATTGCCCCTCGTCTAACAGAATTGCGTACCCTTCTTAAGGGAAAAAAGGGCTATGTTGCAACGGGTTCTGCTTATGCCCACGGATTGATTACTGTACTTCGAGAATTAGGAGTCGAAGTGAATGGCTCACTTGTATTCCATCACGATCCAATTTATGACAGTCAAGATCCTAGGCAAGACTCCCTTGCTCATGTAGTTGATAACTATGGGGATGTTTCACATTTTACTGTGAGCAATCGTCAGCAACACCAATTTTATAGTTTACTCAAAAGAGTGAATCCTGATTTTATTCTTATTCGCCACAATGGTCTTGCGCCCTTGGCTTCTCGTATGGGAATTCCGGCTGCGCCCCTTGGCGATGAGCATCATTCCTTGGGATATCAGGGAATCATTAATTTAGGCGAATCGATACTTGATATTTTGGCACATAAGAAATTTCATCAAGATTTAGCATCACACACTAAGCTGCCTTATAAACAATGGTGGCTGGATCAGGAAGACCCATTTATTTTGGCAAAGGAAGAGAATCCATTGTATACGGAGGGAAAAAAACATGCCTGA
- a CDS encoding nitrogenase component 1, with protein sequence MSKLIEQPRYSCALGAQQSVIAIKRAVPILHSGPGCGDKINRLLGQGEGYAGGNTVPCTNASESEIVFGGESKLGTVIEGAFQVIDADLYVVLTGCTSDIIGDDVAQVTSRYQEQDKPIVYVETGGFKSNNYVSHETVVKGIIDQYVDKFKIGSHKIKRLVNVFATIPYQDAFWNGNLEEIKRILEGIGLTVNILFGAESQGIEEWKTIPQAEFNIVVSAWAGLEIAEHLKNKYGTPYTHFSYLPIGGLETTKFLRQVVAFGALDVDYAEAFIKKEEEKFYMHIERMADFMLEFRYGLPRRFYTILDASYAIGFSKYLLNELGILPTKQFIIDDTPEVFQGAIHEQFEKISEFRSAKVSFSIDAGAIQEEIRNDEHKSRGLILGSAWERDLATDIGADLLIVSVPVAYRLILNCGYAGYNGGLRVIEDIYGKVLDTYR encoded by the coding sequence ATGTCAAAACTTATTGAACAGCCTCGTTATTCTTGCGCTTTAGGCGCACAACAGTCGGTAATTGCCATAAAGAGAGCCGTTCCTATTTTGCATTCAGGACCAGGTTGCGGTGACAAAATCAATAGACTTCTAGGACAAGGTGAAGGTTATGCAGGTGGCAACACGGTACCTTGTACCAACGCAAGTGAATCAGAGATTGTGTTTGGTGGAGAATCAAAATTGGGAACTGTTATTGAGGGAGCCTTTCAAGTGATCGACGCAGATCTTTATGTCGTACTGACTGGTTGTACCTCTGATATTATTGGCGATGATGTCGCACAAGTGACGAGCCGCTATCAAGAACAAGATAAGCCTATTGTCTATGTTGAAACAGGTGGTTTTAAAAGTAATAATTATGTAAGTCATGAAACGGTAGTCAAAGGAATTATTGATCAATATGTAGATAAATTTAAAATAGGAAGCCATAAAATTAAGAGGTTAGTCAATGTATTTGCTACCATCCCTTATCAAGATGCTTTTTGGAATGGAAATTTAGAAGAAATTAAACGGATATTGGAAGGAATCGGTCTTACCGTCAATATTCTATTTGGGGCAGAGTCTCAAGGAATTGAAGAATGGAAAACAATCCCTCAAGCCGAGTTCAACATTGTTGTTAGTGCCTGGGCGGGCCTTGAGATTGCTGAGCATTTAAAAAATAAATATGGTACTCCTTATACTCACTTTTCGTATTTACCAATTGGTGGTCTTGAAACAACAAAGTTTCTTAGGCAAGTGGTGGCCTTCGGTGCTCTTGACGTAGATTATGCAGAAGCCTTCATTAAAAAAGAAGAAGAAAAGTTTTATATGCATATTGAAAGAATGGCTGATTTTATGTTGGAATTTAGATATGGTCTTCCACGTCGATTTTATACTATTTTAGATGCTTCTTACGCCATTGGTTTCTCCAAATATTTACTGAACGAACTTGGTATTCTGCCAACGAAACAGTTTATTATTGATGATACACCGGAAGTGTTTCAAGGGGCTATTCACGAACAGTTCGAGAAAATTTCCGAATTCCGTTCCGCTAAGGTTAGTTTTTCCATTGATGCTGGTGCCATTCAAGAAGAAATTAGAAATGATGAGCATAAAAGCAGAGGGCTGATCCTAGGGAGTGCCTGGGAACGAGATCTAGCTACGGACATTGGGGCTGATCTTTTAATTGTCAGTGTTCCTGTTGCTTATAGACTTATTTTGAATTGCGGATATGCTGGTTATAATGGTGGCCTTAGGGTTATAGAGGATATTTACGGTAAAGTACTCGATACCTACCGATAA
- a CDS encoding nitrogenase component 1, with protein sequence MSKINLNASEVQTRESRLGSITGFAGTAGELVGCARAGTLKESDRSFSQCMGCSSGNAFCQLSMIQDAIVVNHAPVGCAGDFFTFNFVYRVGQMERNLPPVIGRYFNTNIEEQDTIFGATQKLANTIRTAYERIHPNAIFITTSCASGIIGDDVEGVANDLTEELGIPVISCFCEGFKSKIWTTGFDAAYHSIIRKLVKPPEKKSNKVNIVNFWGSRIFDEILNPLGYEADYIIPFSTTAQLEHISEAVATIQICPTLGTYIGAALEQVYGVPEIKSPPAYGIAGTDQWMRELGRVLDRQEQIEALIVKEHERILPKLQEYREQLQGKKAYLTAGAAHGHALIALLRELGLEVQGAAIFHHDPIYDNDTTTSDALAHAVNTYGDIPNYNVCNKQAYELVNVLNKIKPDIMIARHGGMTLWGAKLGIPTLLVGDEQLSFGYQGILNYGERILETLDNKEFVINLAKHSTMPYTKWWLDQDPFSFLRSDLNVKTY encoded by the coding sequence ATGAGTAAAATTAATCTTAATGCTTCAGAGGTCCAAACTCGAGAATCACGTCTGGGTTCGATTACAGGGTTTGCAGGCACTGCTGGAGAGTTAGTTGGATGCGCTCGAGCTGGTACGCTAAAAGAGAGTGACAGAAGTTTTAGCCAATGTATGGGGTGCAGTTCTGGCAATGCTTTTTGTCAGCTGTCTATGATACAAGATGCCATTGTTGTCAATCATGCTCCAGTGGGTTGTGCAGGAGATTTTTTTACCTTTAATTTTGTATACCGCGTGGGACAAATGGAAAGAAACTTGCCTCCAGTGATTGGGCGCTATTTTAATACGAATATTGAGGAACAGGATACTATTTTTGGGGCGACACAAAAACTTGCAAATACCATTCGTACCGCTTATGAAAGAATACATCCTAATGCAATTTTTATTACAACATCTTGTGCTTCAGGAATTATCGGTGATGATGTGGAGGGCGTTGCCAATGATTTAACGGAAGAACTTGGCATTCCTGTTATCTCGTGTTTCTGTGAAGGGTTTAAATCGAAAATTTGGACGACCGGTTTTGATGCGGCCTATCATTCCATCATTAGAAAACTCGTAAAGCCCCCAGAAAAAAAGTCGAATAAGGTGAATATCGTTAATTTTTGGGGTAGCCGCATTTTTGATGAAATATTGAATCCATTAGGATATGAAGCCGATTATATCATTCCATTTTCGACTACAGCTCAGTTGGAACATATTTCGGAAGCGGTAGCAACCATTCAAATTTGCCCAACTCTTGGCACTTATATCGGTGCTGCTCTAGAACAGGTTTATGGCGTGCCAGAAATCAAATCTCCACCAGCCTATGGTATAGCAGGAACCGATCAATGGATGAGGGAGCTAGGGCGAGTTTTGGATCGGCAAGAGCAGATTGAGGCTTTGATTGTCAAAGAACATGAACGGATATTGCCCAAATTACAAGAATATCGGGAGCAACTTCAAGGGAAAAAAGCCTATTTAACAGCGGGAGCTGCACATGGTCACGCCTTAATTGCTCTACTGCGGGAATTAGGGCTAGAAGTGCAAGGTGCTGCAATTTTTCATCATGATCCAATTTATGATAATGATACGACCACTTCTGATGCCTTAGCTCATGCGGTAAACACCTATGGTGATATTCCTAATTATAATGTTTGTAATAAACAAGCCTATGAATTAGTTAATGTATTAAACAAAATAAAGCCAGATATTATGATTGCAAGACACGGTGGTATGACTCTTTGGGGTGCAAAACTAGGAATTCCTACTCTATTAGTTGGGGATGAGCAGTTAAGCTTTGGTTATCAGGGCATTCTAAATTACGGGGAAAGGATTCTGGAGACTCTTGATAACAAAGAATTTGTAATTAATTTGGCAAAACACAGTACAATGCCTTATACCAAATGGTGGCTAGATCAAGATCCATTTTCTTTTCTAAGGAGTGACCTAAATGTCAAAACTTATTGA
- a CDS encoding MetQ/NlpA family ABC transporter substrate-binding protein, with protein MLKKSILFKIAILVISSIMIAGLFAGCSSKKESAPVSTSKSEVTVKVGAAVVPHAEILNFIKPKLKQEGINLEVVVLDDEAQLNPALQTKAIDANYFQHVPYYESVAKEKGYNFVVAAKVHVEPIGLYSQKIKSKDELKEGATIAIPNNPSNEYRSLVLLQAQGLIKLKEGIANFAATPRDIVENPKKLKFVEVDSAQLTRSLPDVDGAIINTNFILEAKIDPKTALFREDANSPYANDLFVRKGEESRPEIKKIGEILTSPDVKKFIQDKYGVAVVPAF; from the coding sequence ATGTTGAAAAAAAGTATTCTCTTTAAAATAGCCATTCTAGTTATCAGCAGTATCATGATTGCCGGTTTATTTGCTGGATGCTCATCTAAAAAAGAAAGCGCCCCAGTAAGTACTAGTAAATCAGAAGTAACTGTAAAAGTGGGAGCAGCAGTAGTGCCACATGCGGAAATTTTAAATTTTATAAAACCTAAATTGAAACAGGAAGGGATCAATCTTGAAGTGGTTGTGCTGGATGATGAGGCGCAGTTAAATCCTGCATTGCAAACAAAAGCAATCGATGCTAATTATTTTCAACACGTTCCTTACTATGAATCTGTAGCAAAAGAAAAGGGGTATAATTTTGTTGTAGCTGCGAAAGTGCATGTAGAACCCATTGGCTTATACTCACAAAAAATAAAAAGCAAAGATGAGTTGAAAGAAGGTGCTACCATCGCTATTCCTAACAATCCGTCCAATGAGTATCGATCTCTTGTCTTATTACAAGCCCAGGGGTTGATTAAATTAAAAGAAGGAATTGCTAATTTTGCAGCGACTCCTAGAGACATTGTAGAAAATCCGAAAAAACTAAAATTTGTTGAAGTTGACTCTGCACAATTGACCCGTTCATTACCTGATGTTGATGGTGCAATTATCAATACTAATTTCATTCTTGAAGCAAAAATAGATCCTAAAACGGCACTCTTTAGAGAAGATGCTAATTCACCTTATGCAAATGATTTATTTGTAAGAAAAGGTGAGGAAAGTAGGCCAGAAATTAAGAAAATAGGAGAAATACTAACTTCTCCTGATGTGAAGAAATTCATCCAGGATAAGTATGGAGTGGCTGTAGTTCCTGCATTTTAA
- a CDS encoding methionine ABC transporter permease: MNDDVLELLFTGLGETVYMVTLSTLIAFAIGLPLGIILVATEKGNVLEAPQVNKALGTIINIVRSFPTIILIVVLLPLARFIVGTTLGATAAVVPLSIGAAPFIARIIENCLKEVSFGKIEAATAIGANPLTIITKVLIPEALPSLIRGLTIAVVGIIGMTAVAGAIGAGGLGSLAIRFGYMRYRDDIMIATVITLIILVQGVQFGGDFLANYINGKRYKFD; this comes from the coding sequence TTGAACGACGATGTATTAGAACTACTATTCACTGGTCTTGGTGAAACAGTTTACATGGTAACCCTTTCTACTCTCATTGCCTTCGCGATTGGATTGCCACTTGGAATTATATTAGTAGCTACAGAAAAAGGCAATGTGTTGGAAGCCCCCCAAGTCAATAAAGCTTTGGGGACAATTATCAATATAGTACGTTCATTTCCAACCATTATTCTTATTGTTGTTTTACTTCCTTTAGCTAGGTTTATTGTGGGAACGACCCTGGGGGCTACGGCAGCAGTTGTACCCCTATCCATTGGAGCCGCACCATTCATTGCTAGAATTATTGAGAACTGCCTTAAGGAGGTTAGTTTTGGTAAAATCGAAGCGGCGACGGCCATTGGCGCTAACCCTTTAACGATCATTACAAAAGTACTTATTCCTGAAGCTCTGCCTTCTCTCATCCGCGGGTTGACCATTGCAGTGGTAGGAATTATAGGTATGACGGCAGTTGCTGGGGCAATTGGAGCAGGAGGTTTGGGTAGTCTTGCCATACGGTTTGGATATATGAGATATCGAGATGATATTATGATTGCTACTGTCATAACCTTGATTATTCTAGTGCAAGGTGTGCAGTTTGGTGGTGATTTCCTAGCTAACTATATTAATGGGAAAAGGTATAAGTTTGATTAA
- a CDS encoding methionine ABC transporter ATP-binding protein: protein MITIEDLNKDYITPHARINALRNINLQVEKGDIFGIIGFSGAGKSTLIRCLNRLEEPDSGKVIIAGQDITAMNKQHLKLARRKIGMIFQQFNLLDAKNVFENVAFPLKVSGYPKKQIRHRVEEILELVGLADKAKAYPLQLSGGQKQRVGIARALSNKPDVLLSDEATSALDPQTTYSILELLKDINKKLGLTIVLITHELDVLKHICNNMAVIEQGRIVENGPVEKFFLNPESDTAKRFISILQGFEAKRVYKEGGGI, encoded by the coding sequence ATGATTACAATTGAGGATTTAAATAAAGATTATATTACGCCTCATGCTAGGATAAATGCCTTGCGTAATATAAATTTGCAAGTTGAAAAAGGCGATATTTTTGGCATTATCGGTTTTAGTGGAGCTGGTAAATCAACTTTAATTAGATGTCTAAATCGCCTTGAGGAACCTGATTCAGGTAAGGTTATCATAGCAGGGCAAGATATTACAGCTATGAACAAACAGCATTTAAAGTTGGCTAGAAGAAAAATAGGTATGATTTTTCAGCAATTTAATTTACTTGATGCAAAAAATGTTTTTGAAAATGTTGCCTTTCCTTTGAAGGTTTCCGGATATCCTAAGAAGCAAATTAGGCATCGGGTGGAAGAAATTCTTGAGTTAGTTGGTTTGGCAGATAAAGCCAAAGCATACCCCTTGCAGTTAAGTGGAGGACAAAAACAAAGAGTTGGTATTGCTAGGGCTCTTTCCAATAAACCAGATGTACTACTTAGTGATGAAGCGACATCTGCTCTTGATCCCCAAACAACCTATTCTATATTGGAACTTCTAAAAGATATCAATAAGAAATTAGGTTTAACAATTGTCCTAATTACCCATGAACTTGATGTACTGAAACATATTTGCAACAATATGGCTGTTATCGAGCAAGGAAGAATTGTTGAAAATGGCCCAGTTGAAAAATTCTTTTTAAACCCTGAGAGTGATACGGCGAAACGATTTATTAGCATTTTGCAAGGGTTCGAAGCAAAGCGTGTATATAAGGAAGGTGGTGGGATTTGA
- the tsaA gene encoding tRNA (N6-threonylcarbamoyladenosine(37)-N6)-methyltransferase TrmO codes for MIDYKPIGIIHSPFKEAKGTPIQAVAAQETVGSIELDPEYVAGLKDIEGFSHLILLYHFHLIRESSLLVKPFLDNELHGIFATRSPSRPNSIGISVVRLIKVEGNTLYIKDVDTIDGTPLLDIKPYVQKFDVRETEKTGWFEKSIHKLSHTKDDGRFIK; via the coding sequence ATGATTGATTATAAGCCGATAGGTATCATTCACTCGCCCTTTAAAGAGGCAAAGGGGACACCAATTCAAGCTGTTGCAGCCCAGGAGACTGTTGGTAGTATTGAATTAGATCCAGAATACGTTGCAGGCTTAAAAGATATTGAGGGGTTTTCTCATCTTATATTGCTGTATCACTTTCATTTGATTAGGGAGTCTTCTTTATTAGTAAAACCTTTTCTGGATAATGAACTGCACGGAATTTTTGCTACCCGATCACCAAGTCGACCTAACTCAATTGGCATATCAGTCGTACGTCTGATTAAGGTCGAAGGCAATACACTGTATATCAAGGATGTAGATACTATCGATGGGACTCCTTTATTAGATATAAAACCTTATGTACAAAAATTTGATGTCAGAGAAACTGAAAAGACTGGGTGGTTCGAAAAAAGCATACATAAACTTTCACATACAAAAGATGATGGTAGATTCATAAAATGA
- a CDS encoding NifB/NifX family molybdenum-iron cluster-binding protein produces MSKVAVASTDGIAINEHFGRAEEFWIYESDEEGAYQFIERRKKTLEESEGDHATTVQLLADVEVVLVNKIGPGAEKELRREGIIALSVSGTIDKALSAYAKRGKFIKNNALLGTIKGCQASGGLGCSNRCK; encoded by the coding sequence ATGTCTAAAGTTGCTGTTGCGAGTACTGATGGAATAGCCATTAATGAGCATTTTGGTAGAGCGGAAGAATTCTGGATTTATGAAAGCGATGAAGAGGGAGCTTACCAATTTATTGAACGTAGAAAAAAAACGCTTGAAGAATCTGAAGGCGATCATGCTACTACAGTTCAATTACTTGCTGATGTTGAAGTCGTATTAGTTAACAAAATTGGCCCGGGAGCAGAGAAAGAATTGCGACGTGAAGGGATAATAGCCTTAAGTGTATCTGGTACCATTGATAAAGCCCTTAGCGCTTATGCAAAAAGAGGAAAGTTTATCAAGAATAATGCACTACTAGGGACAATAAAAGGTTGCCAGGCATCTGGTGGATTAGGATGTTCGAATAGATGTAAATGA
- a CDS encoding MFS transporter yields MLKAHNKNAQVSSLIHCKSYVHFWFSRVLTTLAYQMLAVAVGWQVYELTDSPFYLGLVGLAQFLPMFLLTLVVGHVADRFNRQKVICICQITEGVGVGLLAIGSYTGWLSKESIITIVFLIGAARAFEGPTMQAFMPGLVSAKIFPQALATVSSANQTANIIGPAIGGLLYAAGPAYVYCAISVLFLGASFLISRIKIEREIRKVHAVNLRELFAGITFIRRKPTILGAISLDLFAVLLGGATALLPIYAKDVLFIGPEGVGILRSAPAVGALLMSGFLAHYPLKRKVGRTMFSAVFVFGLATIVFALSTSFALSLASLVVLGAADVISVVIRSSLVQLQTPDEMRGRVSAVNSMFIGTSNQLGEFESGVTAAFFGTVPALLIGGIGTVLVVILWIKLFPELAQADRIAS; encoded by the coding sequence ATGTTGAAAGCACATAATAAGAATGCGCAAGTTTCTTCCCTCATTCACTGCAAGTCATATGTACATTTTTGGTTTTCCAGGGTTCTGACAACTCTGGCGTATCAAATGCTGGCTGTTGCCGTGGGTTGGCAAGTCTACGAGTTGACTGATAGTCCCTTCTATTTAGGGTTGGTTGGTCTTGCTCAGTTTTTGCCAATGTTTTTACTAACTCTTGTTGTTGGGCATGTGGCGGACCGTTTTAATCGTCAGAAAGTTATTTGTATTTGTCAAATAACGGAAGGCGTGGGTGTAGGTTTGTTGGCAATCGGAAGTTATACTGGTTGGCTTAGCAAAGAAAGTATCATTACCATTGTATTTCTGATCGGCGCAGCCAGGGCTTTTGAGGGACCGACGATGCAAGCTTTTATGCCTGGATTGGTATCGGCTAAGATTTTTCCGCAAGCTTTGGCGACTGTTAGTTCGGCAAATCAGACAGCCAATATCATAGGGCCGGCAATTGGGGGATTACTTTATGCTGCAGGTCCTGCCTATGTTTATTGTGCAATTAGTGTACTTTTTCTAGGTGCCAGTTTTCTTATTTCTAGAATTAAAATTGAACGTGAAATACGGAAAGTTCATGCTGTTAATCTACGAGAATTATTTGCTGGGATCACTTTTATTCGTCGAAAACCCACAATACTTGGTGCCATATCCCTGGATCTTTTTGCTGTACTGTTAGGGGGAGCAACTGCTCTATTGCCAATTTATGCTAAAGATGTGCTTTTTATTGGGCCAGAGGGAGTGGGGATTTTACGCTCAGCGCCAGCCGTAGGTGCCTTATTGATGTCAGGTTTTTTAGCCCATTATCCTCTTAAACGTAAAGTCGGCCGAACGATGTTTAGCGCTGTATTTGTTTTTGGACTGGCTACCATTGTATTTGCCTTATCAACGTCCTTTGCTTTATCTCTCGCCTCATTAGTTGTCCTTGGTGCTGCAGATGTCATCAGCGTTGTCATTCGTTCCTCCTTAGTGCAATTGCAGACGCCAGATGAAATGCGGGGAAGAGTGAGTGCCGTCAACTCAATGTTTATTGGAACTTCTAATCAGTTAGGAGAATTTGAGTCTGGTGTAACGGCAGCTTTTTTCGGTACAGTGCCTGCACTGCTGATTGGTGGTATTGGCACAGTATTGGTTGTTATTCTATGGATAAAACTATTTCCCGAACTCGCTCAAGCTGATCGAATCGCATCTTGA
- the metA gene encoding homoserine O-succinyltransferase, whose amino-acid sequence MPIKIPNNLPATNILESENIFVIHENRAYTQDIRPLKILILNLMPIKITTETQLLRLLGNSPLQVEVDFMYTATYCPTNTSQEHLIKFYETFEDIKSRNYDGMIITGAPVEQIPFEEVAYWDELCEIMEWSKTHVYSTLHICWASQAGLYYHYGIPKYDLPQKIFGVFPHKKNDTEQVKLFRGFDDIFHVPHSRHTEFKREDILKNPKLRILSESDISGVYAAADLTGRQFFIAGHSEYDPLSLKAEYDRDFAQGLSVQIPQNYYPNDDPTQTPVVLWRSAANLLFSNWLNYYVYQETPFDLSLL is encoded by the coding sequence ATGCCTATAAAAATCCCTAACAATTTACCTGCTACCAACATTCTGGAAAGTGAAAACATTTTCGTAATTCATGAGAACCGAGCCTATACCCAAGATATACGTCCTCTTAAAATATTAATTTTAAATCTCATGCCTATCAAGATTACTACTGAGACTCAATTACTCCGCCTGCTAGGTAATTCTCCTCTGCAAGTGGAAGTTGACTTCATGTATACTGCTACTTATTGTCCTACCAATACATCACAAGAACATCTGATCAAATTTTATGAAACATTCGAGGATATAAAATCTCGCAACTATGATGGCATGATCATTACTGGTGCACCTGTCGAACAAATTCCCTTTGAAGAGGTAGCCTACTGGGATGAACTTTGTGAAATTATGGAATGGAGTAAAACTCATGTATATTCCACTCTCCATATTTGCTGGGCATCCCAAGCCGGACTATACTACCACTATGGTATTCCAAAATATGATCTTCCACAAAAAATATTTGGAGTTTTCCCCCACAAAAAGAATGATACGGAACAAGTCAAACTATTCCGTGGTTTTGATGATATCTTTCATGTTCCCCATTCCAGACATACTGAATTTAAACGGGAAGACATCCTCAAGAATCCTAAGCTACGCATTTTGTCAGAGTCTGATATTTCTGGTGTTTATGCTGCCGCTGATCTAACAGGTAGACAATTCTTTATTGCAGGCCATTCAGAATATGATCCTCTTTCTCTCAAGGCCGAATACGATCGAGATTTTGCTCAAGGGTTATCAGTTCAAATCCCACAAAATTACTATCCTAACGATGACCCCACGCAAACACCAGTAGTCCTCTGGCGAAGTGCTGCCAACCTGCTCTTTTCCAACTGGCTCAACTACTATGTCTATCAGGAAACGCCTTTCGATCTTTCTTTATTATAA